In Aquimarina spinulae, a single window of DNA contains:
- a CDS encoding DUF4136 domain-containing protein — MKHAGLFFFLVLLISCGVTHTIYDYDEQQDFSIYKTYAFYPEMNSELNDLDQKRLLMVTETIMQSKGFTKSETPDIYMNFKTIMNKTPSRNSIGVGVGSGSGGVSIGVGGSIPIGGPETFLELTIDFVDVKKDELVWQAIAERRFYPNASPDARTNFFQKIIEKSLVKYPPKHKE, encoded by the coding sequence ATGAAGCATGCAGGTCTTTTCTTTTTTTTAGTGCTATTAATCTCATGTGGAGTCACACATACGATTTATGATTATGATGAACAACAGGATTTTTCAATATATAAGACCTATGCTTTTTATCCTGAGATGAATTCTGAGCTTAATGATTTGGATCAAAAACGATTATTGATGGTAACAGAAACCATTATGCAAAGTAAAGGGTTTACCAAATCTGAAACTCCGGATATTTATATGAATTTTAAAACAATTATGAATAAAACGCCTTCACGTAATAGTATTGGTGTAGGGGTTGGTAGTGGTAGCGGTGGTGTTAGTATCGGTGTAGGAGGATCTATTCCTATTGGCGGACCAGAAACTTTTCTTGAACTTACTATTGATTTTGTCGATGTAAAAAAAGATGAATTGGTATGGCAAGCGATTGCCGAGAGAAGGTTTTACCCTAATGCCTCTCCAGACGCACGTACCAATTTCTTTCAAAAAATTATTGAAAAATCCCTGGTTAAATACCCACCTAAGCATAAAGAATAA
- the recO gene encoding DNA repair protein RecO, whose amino-acid sequence MIINSPAIVIHSLRYSEADLIVSLFTKTSGLRSYLLKGVLKSKRGKIKASLFQPLTLLEIQAFHRDKGSLERIKEAKIKTIYKSLHTDFVKGTLVFFISEVLKNSIQEEETNTDLFEYIETALMWLDTHDTIGNFHITFLTKLTQYLGFYPDTPHAESDYFNMQEGVFQSISSNIYCVSGDQVKLFKQFLGTTFEASMDIKLSKNTRSDILAMLLVYFELHLHGFKKPKSLSVLNEIFN is encoded by the coding sequence ATGATAATCAACTCACCAGCAATAGTAATACATTCCTTACGATATAGTGAAGCAGACTTGATTGTTTCATTGTTTACAAAAACTAGTGGGTTACGCTCTTATTTACTAAAAGGAGTTTTAAAATCTAAACGAGGAAAAATCAAAGCATCTTTATTTCAACCACTCACCTTGTTAGAAATACAAGCTTTTCATAGAGATAAAGGCTCTTTAGAGAGAATTAAAGAGGCCAAAATAAAAACAATTTATAAATCGTTACATACAGATTTTGTAAAAGGGACATTAGTGTTTTTTATTTCTGAAGTACTTAAGAACTCTATACAAGAAGAAGAAACGAATACAGATCTATTCGAATATATTGAAACCGCTTTAATGTGGCTAGATACACATGATACTATTGGTAATTTTCATATTACATTTTTAACCAAGCTTACCCAATATCTTGGCTTTTATCCAGATACCCCTCATGCAGAATCAGACTATTTTAATATGCAGGAAGGCGTTTTTCAATCTATCAGTAGTAATATATATTGTGTAAGCGGGGATCAGGTAAAATTATTTAAACAATTTTTAGGCACAACATTTGAGGCAAGTATGGATATTAAACTATCGAAGAACACACGAAGTGATATTCTGGCTATGCTATTAGTATATTTTGAACTACATTTGCACGGTTTTAAGAAGCCGAAATCACTTTCAGTTTTAAACGAAATTTTTAATTAA